GGATGCAGGCACGTGTAGACCCTCCATTGCATGCGGCATGCACTTGCCCGATTGCAGGTCAAATACCGTGCAAGGCAGCTCCTCAACGTTGCTATTCGCGATTACTAATTAGTTCTACCTTGGGCCATTACGTCAAAcgctattttaatttatttttcacagAAAAATAACTCAATAATAATTAACATTTTCTACTTGGATATTTATGATCTATTCATTGCCTTGTGAATACTGGAGGCTAAACAATGCAAACAATTGGAAATTTCAGGGACAAAAGTGCAATTTTCCAATACATTTGGATATTTATGTTCGTCAGCAAGAAAAACTTTTTAAGTATAGATGTATTTATGCTTCTAAATTTACAAGGAAAAGGAAATACAAGATAACTAGGGTTAGTTCCTTCCTGGGGAAAAATACTGTACAAAGGCAAATTCATGCATAAGCAAATGCAAACAATTGGATATTTCAGGGACAAAAGTGCAATTTTCCAATACATTTGGATATTTATGTTCGTCAGCAAGAAAAACTTTTTAAGTATAGATGTATTTATGCTTCTAAATTTACAAGGAAAAGGAAATACAAGATAACTAGGGTTAGTTCCTTCCTGGGGAAAAATACTGTACAAAGGCAAATTCATGCATAAGCAAATGGAAAATGGCCTGCCTACACAATCCGATAATGCAGTAGATGCAGAgcattaaaaatactttcaatgGTGCCCCTTCCTGAGTGCTGAAAAGAAGCCTCCAGGTGCTTTAATATCCCTGCTGCTACTGTATACTCCCTCCTTCCGAACCTGCTTTTAAGACCCCATTGGTGAGAAACTGATTaccttttaaaactttattaCACTATATTTTACCTCATCAGATATTTGCTGAAGGATTTCTAGAATTTCAAAGAAATCAGGTCTTTGAGCTGCATCTTGCTGCCAGCACCTCTCACACAGTTCAGCAAGTCTTGGGCGAGTGTTTTTTGGGATTGAAGGCCGTAAACCCTGAAAGCCATGTTAATTAAAGAGAcctattaaataaataacaaaaatttctTTACGGTAGACCTTATGTGAAATGTAAAGAGTGAATACCTTTTGCACCACACCAACGGCTGCTTGCAATGGGGTTAATTGGGAATAGGGGAGCTGGTAATAGAACATACAGACCGTTTACATTGGATTACATATACCATCATTAACTAATGTAAAAGAACTGATAAAGGaagttacaaaaagaaaaaaaatcctttgtTTGATGAAAAGACTATAAGACCATAAGACTTACTTCTCCAGTTAGAAGCTCCCAAAGTACAATTCCAAAGCTGAAGACGTCTGCTTTGTGATCGTATGCTCTATGTTCAATGACCTTCACTCACTCATAAAGATCACTGTAAGAAAATGCTAGGAGATGCAGGAAGCATAAACACTTCCTCTGTAAAGTGTAAGCTACTAACAAAACTACATTATCAAAACAAAGATTGAACCTCATTATGGGGTTATGCAACGATAAATGGCTGGGAACATATTCTAGCACATGGAAACTGTTGGTGACAATATAAATCCATGAGCAAGAGAAGTATCCGAAAAGAAAGGATGCCAGAGATAAAAATCTTGCATCATGCAGTAAtgtaaaaaatacaaacaaaaaaataaggtaATGCTCGGAACGATACATACCTCAGGAGACATCCAACGATACGTTCCAGTTTCTGCTGTCATCACTCCAGATTGAGCCTTCACTCTGGCAACCCCAAAATCGGCAACCTTAACGACCTGTTCAGAAGTGTCTAGGATTTTAgaacaattaaaacaagcatccTGCTACACATTTTCCTttaacctttattttttttcactccaCCGTTTGAAAGAAAATCATGGGAGTAAAAATGGCATTCAAATGAATGAGAAAGTATCATGAGAAAGTATCACAACTCACAAGGGATTAAAGAACGGAAACAATTGAGTATAATAACCACATAAGGTGAGAGAAATAGATAAATGAGCttgatagatattaaaaaaaagtgcgGTCTGACAGAATGGGTCAACCTCTTGCAGATTCATGAAATACTCTTACTTCATTTTCATCCATCAGAAGATTGGCAGTCTTGAGGTCCCGGTggattatattattttggtgtAAATAATTCATTCCCTTGGAAATATCAATTGCTACTTTGAGTAGAGATGGAAGCTTAAATACACCCTTCTGTTTATGCAGAAAGTCATAGACACTTCCTCGTGACATAAATTCTGATAAAGCACAAACATAAGCATTCAAAACTGATATCAGTAAGTTGCATGAAACATCCTacaaatataacaataaaaaaaattgataaatctttttttgataagtaaaaaaattaataaatcttacaaaaagaaaaggtaattGCTGTATTCAGTTtcaaaaagagagggagaagcaAATAATAGCATCAACTGTGAGATCTAGAGGTAACAAATAAGAATCTTGAGTACACAGTATCATTGTCATTAAAGATTCTTATGTATTTACCAGTCACAATGCATAGGTTTGGAGGTTGCGTACATGCGCCTATGAATTGCACAACATTCTTGTGACGGACTTTCCTGCATGCTAAGATAAGTCATTACAAGAAAAGGAGGAACCATCAAGAGAAAGACAAATGCAGAGACCAGAAGACTCCCTCAAAAACAGAGAGGCATGCCAAATACAACTGAAATGGAACCATGCAGATATAAAGTAGTATCATTCAAAGGCAAGGTGCCAATGGGGCGTTATATATAACACATTTGCCTCATGTTGAAATGACattctagttatatatatatagagagagagagacagagagagagagagagagagggcaggGCGAGTGAGAAATCTTAAAGGGGGCATTGATGGCATCCTAAAGCTTAAAGAACAATGTTTGGAAAGGACATGTGGTTCCACAAAAATCATAGGCAGGTATTGAAACCAACCTCATTATATATACTTCCTGGGAAAACTCTCGAAGCATCTCCCGGTTGACACGCTCAGTTTTGAGAACTTTGATAGCCACTTCCTGACTAAAATATGTGCCTTTATACCTGAAGAAATTTTTTAAGAGTGGAAAAAAGATCAGCTGAAAACGAAAGCATAATCAGACACAGGTCTCCAAAAGACAAACTTACAGATCACCAAATGACCCAGATCCAACTTTGTTTCCAGTTTTCAGCTGTCTGGCATCGATCTCCCAGACATCAGTTCCATCACTCGGTATTTCTATGCAATTAGAAGAGGTTTCAATCCTCGTCTGGTTCTCAGTTGAAACCGAATGCTCTTTGGACCAATATTGCTCCTGCAGagtatttaataaatatcatatatgagTAGTAGGATTCTGGTATTGCCTGCAAAGGGTTATTACAAGAACTTAATTCTGAAGACTCATTCAACACATTGACTAATATCTACTTtgataaggaaaagaaaagataaaattatgaGGAATAGGTAGTTGGGGAAATATTACCTTAGacatcaaaatttctttttccaatGCATCTTTAAGCTCCTCAGTTTTCTATATGTAACACATGCAAATATATCAAACCATAGTGATGTTAATGAGACAAAATTTTAGACATTCGCGCCATTGTCTTTCTAAATACAAAAGGTATGCAGGCACTCAAAACCGAGATCCTTtagaaatacatgaaaaaattaagatgCTCGAAAGAAGAAACATCCTCAATATGAATTacattacaataatacaaaaagGACAAACCAAAAATAACAAATGTAATACGAAGAACATTTAAACAATCaagcaaaagagaaaatagattttgattttgattttcgtTTTGATGCccaatgaaattatattatctaaaacaaaattcccataaaaaataaaagaaagaaatgaaagacaTCTAGAGAGAGAATCCTTCCAGGTCTGCAGAACAGAAGCTGCCTTTTAGTGCAATTCTGATCTTATACTCCACTTCTATGAATAACATTCATATCATGTTCCCCAAAAGTAACTGTGTTAAAATTCTATCACTTAATTTTTCGAACCAAAGctgaaatttaaaagagtaatactcCTATCCCACATCCCACATAAAATGTGGCACTTTTCATCACACTTGGATCATcccttttcttttaaagaaaaatttaaaggaTGATGAGCAATCCCACCTCATCACAGTGGAATAAAACTAGGATGAGAATGTTGTTTGTAgaattttctaatttaaaaagattaatagaAAAGCTAAATGAGCGATCTGCAAGGCTCGGAAAATAAAACTCTGAAAGGGGAGTCTTAAAATTCATGTAGACTTGTCAATAAATAAAGTACagatatattaaaagaaagtgatttttttttttttaatttgagaaatGCCAAGAAACacaattaagttatttttttgagGTAAACAACAATTTTATTAGCAAGGCAAGGCATGGCCTCCGTGCACAAGTTGTATACAAGAGACACTAACACAATTAAATATCTACAAATATAAACAAGGGAAAAAATGTATCTTCAAatgcaaaagggaaaaaagtatGCTGGGTAAGGATTCAATGCTGGGTAAGGATTTACATGCAACCCATGTAAatcttaaatgaaaaataaagttcaGCGATGGGTAATTATATATTACTCAACAAAACAGAGGAGCATACTATGCAGGAATGATATTCCCAAAAGAAAAGTACAAGATCATACCTCAAAAGGCCAACCATCAACGACAAAGACATCCAGAGAGAACCCATCCAAGGTCGAAAATGCATGAGCTTCTCGAATGTTCAGTCCAATCTCAGAGAGTAACAAAGTCAACTGGCAAATAGATCGGCATTACTGTTAATTAGTAGAAAGAGAGGGGAAGAGAATATCATACAACCATTTTATCCAGCAATAACATCAAACCACACGATCGTATATTCTATGCATGTGGATTGGTACCTGATTTAGGAGTTTGGGCTTGTCAACTGTTGAAAACGTAATCTCGTGCATACGCCTACAAGATTAGTAATTGTTGGATAAAACTGTGCAGCTGaggaaaatagaataaaactgTGTAGAAATGAACAGAAAGACATTAATCAACAccaatcaattattaaaatgattgtattCATGGTGTATAACATCAAACTGCTCACTTCCTATTATACTCACCCGAGACAAGGGAAGAAAACTTGTATAGCCAATTTTGACAGGCGACCACAAAATACTACAAACTGAAAATTGGCCATGACAGAGAACCTCACCGCCAAAAGGATCTCCTCCATCCATAACATAGTAAAAagagaacccccccccccccccccccccccccccaaaaaaaaaaaaaaaaagctataaaTTGCTGTATTTTAACTCACTCTCATTCACACATGCATTAGAAGATGTTATGtctaaaattcaagaaaacttTCAAGCTTGattaaataaatctcaaaatgttAGTTTGTTTATATAGAAATATATCTAGTTTAactcacaaaaatatttaacagcatgagagagagagggggggggggggggggggaacttTGCACCATCTCAACTGTATAAATAACTACTCCAAATGGAGTTGAAATCTTCAATTTCTTACATAGGAAAGGATGGCGTGACACTCATGGCACTGTCTCCATCTTCAACATGACCTCTACTGGCTTGAAGGGAAAGTGATTCAAGATTCGGAGATGAACCAAAGGTAGGTGGTGGATGGATCCTGGGAAAATAGGGGGGAATGGCAACATAACTTGATGAATATCTCAAATAGATTACAAATACATATAGAAGAACccaaaaataactatttacatGTTACTGAGCATTGAATAATAATGTAGAGTACAACTATACAGGTAAACATGTAATGATCCATACCCCTGTCTGCTAAAGTTATTATAAGAACTCTGTGCATCTTCTTTCATTGAAGAATCTGAATGCACGGAATCAATGGAATTTCCACTTGCAATGGGATAAACCTGCATTGAAGTACATATTCATAGAGAATAATTAGGTATGCATTTTTGTTCCAAACTAATTGGACTGGTTAAAAGGAAGTGTTAACTTCCAagaagttttcttttctttttttatcctcTCTATGTTGTTCTCATAATGCCTCAAAGATCTCATAAGATTATTTGGGTATGAGTCCCATTGCGATCGCCATTTATTActtctttaatatttattaaaaaaaaatagatctcagAAGATTATGGGCCAAGTTTAAGCCAACATCAAGACTCGTAATAGAATGAGCTTCAAGTGGAATACCTAAAGGAAATAATTTctactaggaaaaaaaaaataaaaagatgtaGAATCAGATAAGTTAAGATCATTTTTTGCATGCTcagaactttttttcttttttttttttttttttgaaaagtttcacGATAAAAACTAACATAGTAGGATTTATCTCCCAGACATGTAACGTCATTTTAGACTTGGGAAAAAAGATCTAATTGATTGCGGGGGAAGTGGAAATAgattttccttctcttcattCCAAAATTGAGGTACGAGAAAATAAATTGTAACGGGCACAATTTATGGTCGATTCTAGAccaacttttttctttgttttttttattttttgataagtaagagatagatattattgatatgaatgaagtGGGCGTAGCCGTTGTACAGTATACAGAAAGACCCCAACTTCTTAAAAGAAAGACAGCAGCATAGTTAAAAAAGTCTAGAtaaatgaaaatacatacctgCACCAGACGAACGTCAAATGCTGGTCGATTAGCAGGATCTTCTGCCAATTGCAGTAGTCTTTTATGAGTCAGCACATCCTCTGCCCTCTCCGCATTCACATCCAATGCATAACTATGACGTCAACAATTAGGTAGCTCAAAAAAGTTAGCTCTAAAAACACATTGTGATTGAGTAACAAAGTTTCGTACCTCGAAAATGATGGTTTCAGAAACTAATAGCCCTAATGCTCTCTTTGGTATCATAAAAGAGTTGAGAACGAAAGAATATCAAGAactaaaatg
This genomic interval from Juglans microcarpa x Juglans regia isolate MS1-56 chromosome 4D, Jm3101_v1.0, whole genome shotgun sequence contains the following:
- the LOC121261444 gene encoding serine/threonine-protein kinase STY17-like isoform X2, giving the protein MKEDAQSSYNNFSRQGIHPPPTFGSSPNLESLSLQASRGHVEDGDSAMSVTPSFPMRMHEITFSTVDKPKLLNQLTLLLSEIGLNIREAHAFSTLDGFSLDVFVVDGWPFEKTEELKDALEKEILMSKEQYWSKEHSVSTENQTRIETSSNCIEIPSDGTDVWEIDARQLKTGNKVGSGSFGDLYKGTYFSQEVAIKVLKTERVNREMLREFSQEVYIMRKVRHKNVVQFIGACTQPPNLCIVTEFMSRGSVYDFLHKQKGVFKLPSLLKVAIDISKGMNYLHQNNIIHRDLKTANLLMDENEVVKVADFGVARVKAQSGVMTAETGTYRWMSPEVIEHRAYDHKADVFSFGIVLWELLTGELPYSQLTPLQAAVGVVQKGLRPSIPKNTRPRLAELCERCWQQDAAQRPDFFEILEILQQISDEVRKEGVYSSSRDIKAPGGFFSALRKGHH
- the LOC121261444 gene encoding serine/threonine-protein kinase STY17-like isoform X1, which produces MAIEEDSESCGSRPAQSHPPPQQRHKMEVYKDVLRRIQDLNCQEANLVGFEDQLWLHFNRLPARYALDVNAERAEDVLTHKRLLQLAEDPANRPAFDVRLVQVYPIASGNSIDSVHSDSSMKEDAQSSYNNFSRQGIHPPPTFGSSPNLESLSLQASRGHVEDGDSAMSVTPSFPMRMHEITFSTVDKPKLLNQLTLLLSEIGLNIREAHAFSTLDGFSLDVFVVDGWPFEKTEELKDALEKEILMSKEQYWSKEHSVSTENQTRIETSSNCIEIPSDGTDVWEIDARQLKTGNKVGSGSFGDLYKGTYFSQEVAIKVLKTERVNREMLREFSQEVYIMRKVRHKNVVQFIGACTQPPNLCIVTEFMSRGSVYDFLHKQKGVFKLPSLLKVAIDISKGMNYLHQNNIIHRDLKTANLLMDENEVVKVADFGVARVKAQSGVMTAETGTYRWMSPEVIEHRAYDHKADVFSFGIVLWELLTGELPYSQLTPLQAAVGVVQKGLRPSIPKNTRPRLAELCERCWQQDAAQRPDFFEILEILQQISDEVRKEGVYSSSRDIKAPGGFFSALRKGHH